The DNA window CAAAAACTCATTCAatcacaaaaaagagaagtctACATAGAGTATCACAGCAGCAAAATCAACTCATTTCATAGACcgataaaatgcaaaaaagaaagtgaagctGAATAGCGAAggtgatttcttctttaagaTTACCATAAGAACGCAAATATAAGTACATTACGGAATAAGAAAGATCAATGAAATTAGAAGCTGTCGAGAAGACAGTACTGCAAGCTTCAAAGAagatattataaaaaaaatacggtgCAAACTAAGAAGAGGTAAGCGTATTCAATAACTGTTTACTGATAAAATTCTTTCCACTCAAACTTctggaatggattttcgacatCACATCGTGTTAAAGTGAGGTCACCAGGATGAGGCGCATCCACAGTAAGACATTGCCGCGACCTTGTGTAGACAATGTGCCCTGTTTCctgaagaataataaaattggGTGAAACAAAAGCGTTGACAAATGGTTGTATCCATgcaaagttgcaaaaaaaaatcaaattgaattaaatgaagaaacagaaaagaaacatattcAGTACCTACCTCTTCGTAAGCCCATGGTCCATTCACAGTTCCTTTTATACAATGGTTTGCTTCTATGCGCACTCCTTTAGGTGTAAGGCACCATTCTCCTTGCGCAAGCTGACCTTCTACATTCAACCGCAGCAACTGAATGAAGCCCAgtatagagaaaaaagacaaataaggTTCCATTTCAAAGCACAATAAACACACAAcaatatatttcaaaatacTTTGATGTAAACACGAGAACTAGTCGCAGACAAGAATTCCTGCGGTATCTGATAAGCtgatgaaaaacgaagaaaaggaagcaGTGGAACCAAATAGTGTAAAGTGAAATCATGAATATAAGAATAATGTTACAGATACACCATAGAGATGGAGGTTTCCCCAAATACCATAAATCTCAACTAACTGGGTTTCATTCTGTGATATCTGCTTCTACTCAACTTCTAAAATTCTAACTTTAGTTTCCGCAAATCTAACAACAGTTTGAAGTAATATCCTTTAACGATGAGAGCCTTCACTTAAATATCTTTCGATATTTCTCTCTGGTGACAAGAGTTCAGTTTCCCTCGCAGAAAGTGGAGCCGGCTCATTCGAAAAATATTGAGTTCTACCTACATTAAATACCATGTTTATCTCATCGAAGATCACAGCTGAATGGGGGGAAAATGGAGTTCTTTAGTCAAGTAAACAGTGACAAATTGAGATCTAAAAAACAGCTGgttgtttttattaattagAATCTACAAATTTATGtaaaacatattttgaaagaGTTAGTTCGAATCACAACTGTGTGTCAACATCATTACAACACAAAAGGTATGAATGTTAGAAAAAGCCGACCTGATTGCCACCGAAGCCATGACAGCCATTCACTCCTAACGGACCAGGAATTCCTCCCATCCGATCGAGACATTTGcctaaataaacataaaacatGAAAGTAAGAGTAAACGAGTAAATGGACATTATATGTTAGGTATGCGAATTGTGTATGTCCTTAtcatataataaaattaacatCAAGGATGATACGGAACCTACGAATTTTTGGTATGCTACTGATACTGATACTTAAAGTCaccatactacgaatctgacataGTGAGAGAAATCGCTGGACAAGCAAGAGATCgcgttgtagattgtgggatcaggggtggGTCCGCTCATatctccctaatcgttgtaaagaaaaaacagcatgAAAGACTGCGTATTTCACTacgatttcagctgcaacgcgcAAACCTTATATACGCGCCGCACCCAGATGCAGAGCAGACGAAAGCCACTGGGTTTttctcgactgcctattcaagcaaaaccaatgaattAGTTGCTGAACGGATCAAAACATatgagggagagatgagcggaaccgcccCGGATCCCGATCCGACGGGACCTATGGTCAGTAACGACGAAAGTCTCAGAAAGGAAAACCTACGTTCTTTTAGCGAAGCAGGAGATAATTGCTATACTACCACACTTTCAAAGTGTatacaatgaaattttaataaCGAGATGTAAATCGAGAGAGTATGCGAAACACATCACGGTGCGCTCTAGAGAGTGAGCATATAGGGTAAGCTTGATGCTAAGAATTGCTATAGAATAAGATGACTTGGCTGTACACGTGCTAATTGTGATACCAACCACAAACAGTACCTATATACCAGTATTAAAAGCCCAAGGCGAACCCTAATCAACGTATTATTCTTCAATCTTTACCTGTATGAGGATTTCGCGCTTCTCCCCAGACTTTGTTCTTCGGTGGGAGCGGATAATTGGGCAAGACATCGTATGCAACATTATCCATGTACCTGGAAAGTATTTTGCTTCAAATCTTCGAAAGTTCTGAATTGCATAGGAAAAACTGTCATGCACCATTTGAACGATTTACAGTGCAATCGTTCCTTCAGAGCCAACTGAGCGGTTAAGTCGCCAGGTTCAACATGTTGTGCTTGTGGTTCGCGAATAAAATAGTACTGAGCATAGTCCTCCATCCATGTTTTGATCACTCGCATCATATTCTGGAGCAAAGTGAAGATAGCGGCGTAAAGAAGTAATGATAACTTCTATTCTTGACAGCTGGCAAAAGAGTAGCGATAGAATGCACGTACCGTCGAGATAATTGGTTTCCCGGAAAGTTTACCAAATGAATATGGCATGTGCGACCTGTACACATGGCCAACATGAGAACAAGGTACAAATAAAATTCCTCCACCGCACTGCCAAatctggaggaaaaaaaacatcaatgaAAGCACACAATATCGAGGAAATTGTAGCCTTACACAGAAAAAAGCTCATAATCTAAGTGAACttttgaacagaaaagaactTTTGATCTGTTAGAAACGCATTACTTCGtcacttttctttaaagaagTTGGCAATGTTTTATTATAAGGGTAAATAGAGGCAAAATGATTCTCCTTAGTCTGTGTTCATGCATTTCTTGTAACATGCACGAAGATTGTTTACGGTGCCAATTTACTTTTTACCGGatttcaaaaaggaagaaagactatgtctataatatattttagATCTATCTTAACACATAAATTCTAAAAGTTCCTCAAGTCACTGATTCATGCACCTTTCTATCACCTAGCATTTCACTCCACTTCATGATTCCACGAGAATTATGATTCAGGATAAAAGCTATGTTTAGCATGGCTCACGTTTGAAGAGATGATCATTGTAGTCGAATCAAAGCGACCTGAAAATGGTACAGCTACGTAATTGGCTGCATTGGAAGTGCCGAAGTGTGAAGCTGGCGGTTGCGACCGAAGCGAGACCCACGCCTGCTGCAACCAGAATGCAACGATAGAAAGGTACTATCGCGGAGAGTCTCGCCTCGTTCGCAAGTgccagctccaccgcgccactttgagcgtagccgcttacgcaattgcacaggACGTCAGATCATTCTGAATAGATTTTACAAGCAATCCCAAAAGGAAAGATTGCACGAGAAGGGGCTTTCACGACCTTTCGGAGGATTTGGCTTGAATagggaaatgaagaaaaacgagGGATTTCCAAACtatttttatgaaaacaaagaacCACGTCAAATACTTAGTCCGAAAAAGTTACCTTGAAACTCAGCTCATACTGCTCTCCACCCCAAATTTGAAGACCTTCGTCATAATATCCAAGTTCTTGGAACCATAGTCGATCAATGGCGAAGAGACCACCAGCGTGTGTTGGAGACCTGAGATCAACTTTGCTTACGGAAGAACACTTCTTCGAATCAGTAATCAGCTCACCGGAATGGCATGCTATCGTGGGTCCGGctatctctttcttttccagaaattgaagTTTCCTTGTAGAGAAGACCCCATTCGAATATTccgcttaaaaaaaaactctgggACACACGTAAACTACTAACATCGGTGTTGCTTATTAGATTAGGTTTAAATATGTCCCCacaaaagataaaaaggataatcGACCATAAAGATCTAAATTTCACATCGTTGATGTCTTCAAGTTGCACTTGAActctttgcaaattttcatttttataaaaattgacACCTTTATagaccattttttttcgatctaaAATGCCGACAGCCAGTGCCTGATGAGACGCattcaaaaaaacataatCATGACTGGACTCGCAAGA is part of the Necator americanus strain Aroian chromosome V, whole genome shotgun sequence genome and encodes:
- a CDS encoding hypothetical protein (NECATOR_CHRV.G18958.T1); its protein translation is MTLRRRLIELQWFLRMRLARFIFVGLFLFTVVFVITQLQDRNKGLYFANDALTNAPLPDAWQNNELAGSADPNTVFVGERLGNYEPKQPEVPSNQPGEGGSPVSVSDDAGLKESKRAEREFGFNTYVSDMISLNRTIPDIRMEECKHWNYPETLPSVSVVIVFHNEGWTPLLRTVHSVLRRSPSHLIKEVVMVDDYSEKEHLKEKLEKYIMRFNGKVRLVRTEDREGLIRARTIGAKHATADVIIFLDAHCEVNTNWLPPLLAPIKHNRRVMTVPVIDGIDSNTWEYRSVYGQADRHFSGIFEWGLLYKETSISGKERDSRTHDSMPFRSPTHAGGLFAIDRLWFQELGYYDEGLQIWGGEQYELSFKIWQCGGGILFVPCSHVGHVYRSHMPYSFGKLSGKPIISTNMMRVIKTWMEDYAQYYFIREPQAQHVEPGDLTAQLALKERLHCKSFKWYMDNVAYDVLPNYPLPPKNKVWGEARNPHTGKCLDRMGGIPGPLGVNGCHGFGGNQLLRLNVEGQLAQGEWCLTPKGVRIEANHCIKGTVNGPWAYEEETGHIVYTRSRQCLTVDAPHPGDLTLTRCDVENPFQKFEWKEFYQ